A window of Nocardioidaceae bacterium genomic DNA:
CGCGCAACGGCATCGCGCGGACCAGACGCACCGCGCGCTCGATCTGCGCGGCGGAGGGCCCCCACCCGGTGGTGATGCCGAGCATCGGGTCGCGACGCGGCTCGGCGGATTCGGGCCCACCGCCCCCGGCACCGGTGTCCACGGCGGGGGGCGGTGCGGACTCGTCGTCGAGCAGCACGCACCCGCCCGCGGGCACCAACGCCAGCACGGTGACCGCGGCCGAGACGGCACGCCTCGTCCTGCTCCGCCCTCGTGCCACGGCCCCATCCTCACCGGCTGGGCCGGCGCACCCAAACCCGCGACGGGGTGTCGCGCCGACCTCAGCCGTCGAGGCAGCGCCCATCAACCTCAGCCGTCGAGGTTGTGCTGCTCCTCGCCGATGCTGGTGTCCGGACCGTGCCCGGTGTGCACGACGGTCTCCGGCGGCAGCGCGAACAGCTTGGCCCGGATCGACTCCTTGATCAGGTCCTCGTCGCTGAATGAGCGACCCGTCGCCCCGGGTCCACCCTGGAACAGGGTGTCGCCGGAGAACACGCAGCCCAGGTCGTGCACGTACAGGCACACCGCGCCCGGCGCGTGACCGGGCGTGTGCAGCACCTGCACCGAGGCGCCCGCGACCTTGATGGACTGCCCGTCCTCGAGGTCCGCGTCCCATCGCTCGTCGGGGTGGGTGAGGTCCCACACCTCCGCGTCGGCCGGGTGCAGCAGGATCGGCGCACCGACGGTGCGCTTGAGCTCCGGCGCGACGCGTACGTGGTCGTCGTGCGCGTGGGTGCACACGATCGCCTTGACCGTACGACCGCCCACCGCCCGCACGATCGCCGCGGCGTCGTGCGGAGCGTCGATGACGATGCACTCGTCGTCGTCGCCCAGGATCCACACGTTGTTGTCGACCTCGTGGGTCTCACCGTCGAGGCTGAAGGTGCCCGAGGTGACGGTGTGGTCGACCCGCAGGCCCATGCCGGCGCTCACAGGACCACCACCGAACGCAGCACGTCGCCGCCGTGCATCTTGTCGAAGGCCGCCTCGATCGCGTCGAGCTCGATCTCCTCGGTCACGAACTTGTCCAGGTCCAGGCGTCCTTGCTGGTAGAGGTCGACCAGCATCGGGAAGTCGCGCTCGGGCAGGCAGTCGCCGTACCAGCTGGACTTCAGCGCCCCGCCACGCCCGAAGACGTCGAGCAGCGGCATGTCGGGCACCTTCATGTCGGGAGTCGGCACCCCGACGAGCACGAGCACACCCGCCAGGTCGCGCAGGTAGAACCCCTGCTTCCAGGTCTCCGGGCGACCGACCGCCTCGATGACGACGTCGGCGCCCTCGGCGCCCTCGTAGAGCTCGCCGCAGATCTCCTTGACCCGCGACTCGACGTCCTCCTCCTTGCTGTTGAGCGTGTGGGTGGCGCCGAGGTCCTTGGCGTGGGCGAGCTTGCGGTCGTCGATGTCGATGGCGATGACCGGGGACGCCCCGGCAAGCACGGCGCCGGCAATCGCACCGTTGCCGACACCACCGCACCCGATGACCGCGACGGACTTGCCGCGGCCGGCGTTGCCGGTGTTGATGGCGGCGCCGATGCCGGACATGACGCCGCAGCCCAGCAGACCGACCGCGGCGGGGCGGGCGGACTCGTCGACCTTCGTGCACTGCCCCGCGGCCACCAGCGTCTTCTCGGCGAAGGCGCCGATGCCCAGCGCGGGCGACAGCTCGGTGCCGTCCTCGAGCGTCATCTTCTGCTCGGCGTTGTGGGTCGCGAAGCAGTAGTGCAGGTCGCCGCGCTTGCAGGCGCGGCACTCACCGCACACCGCACGCCAGTTCAGCACCACGAAGTCGCCGGGGGCGACGTCGGTGACGCCCTCGCCGACGGCCTCGACGATGCCGGCCGCCTCGTGTCCGAGGAGGAAGGGGAACTCGTCGCTGATGCCGCCCTCGCGGTAGTGCAGGTCGGTGTGGCAGACCCCGCACGTCTGGATCTGCACCACCGCCTCGCCCGGACCCGGGTCCGGCACGTTGATGGTGACGACCTCGACCGGGGCGCCCTTCGACATGGCGACGACGGCCTTGACCTGCTGCGGCACTTCTGCCTCCTGCGTGTGGTGGGTGGTGGCCCGCCTCACACTAGCCACGCATACGGCAGCGCAGGAAGCCCGGCGGCGTCAGCCGTCGCCGGGCAGCCGTGACGCGAGCTGTCGCAGCAGCCCTCGCTGCTCACGCAGGATCGCGCGCTGCTCGTTGATGGCCACTCCCACGAGCAGACAGATGGTCACCAGCAGCAGCGCGAAACCGATCACGAGCCACACCAGGGCCGCGTCGGCCTCGACGATCGCGAGCGTCGCTGCCAGCACCAGCACGCCCGTCGCGCCGGTGATCCACGCGATGTTCTGCAGTCCACCATCGGGTTCGGCTCGCGGCGCCGAGCCGGGCGTCAGCCGTGCCGCGGCCGCCGGCACCCTGGGGCGTGAGGCTCTCTCGTTCTCACTCATCGGGTCAGCGTACGGCCGGTATCAGTCGTTGTGGATGTCCGTCACGGGCATGGCGGAGTCGGCGGGCAGGTCCAGCGGACTGGGTGCGAGACCACGCGCGACCACCTCCGCTCCGAGGGCGGCGACCATCGCCCCGTTGTCGGTGCACAGGCCGGGGCGTGGCACGCGTACGCGCAGCCCGGCGGCCTCGGCGCGCTCGGTCGCCATCGCCCGCAGTCGCGAGTTCGCCGCGACGCCGCCGCCGATCAGCAGGTGGTCGATGCCGCGGGCGGTGGCCGCGGCGACGGCCTTGCGGGTGAGCACGTCGCAGACAGCCTCCTGGAAGGACGCCGCGACATCGGCGACCGGCACCGGTTCGCCCTCGCGCTCGCGGGCCTCGACCCAGCGGGCCACGGCGGTCTTCAGGCCCGAGAAGGAGAAGTCGAACTCGTGCCGCTCCAGGTCGCGGCGCGAGGTGAGGCCGCGCGGGAAGTCGATCGTCACGGTGCCCTCGCGTGCCGCCCGGTCGATGTAGGGGCCTCCGGGGAACGGCAGCCCGAGCAGCCTCGCCACCTTGTCGAACGCCTCGCCGGCCGCGTCGTCGATCGTGGCGCCCATCGGGTCGATGTCGCGGGTGACGTCGTTGACGTGCAGCAGCGAGGAGTGCCCGCCCGAGACGAGCATCGCCAGGCACGGCTCGGGCAGCGGACCGTGCTCGAGCTGGTCCACCGCGACATGGCTGGCGAGGTGGTTCACCCCGTGCAGCGGCTTGCCGAGCCCCAGGGCCAGCGCCTTCGCGGCGGCCACCCCGACCAGCAGGGCACCGGCGAGACCGGGACCGCTGGTGACCGCCACGGCGTCGAGGTCTGCGAGGCGTACGCCCGCCTCCTCGCACGCCCGCTCGATGGTCGGCACCATCGCGTCCAGGTGCGCCCGGGAGGCGACCTCGGGGACGACCCCGCCGAAGCGGGCGTGCTCATCGACGCTGGAGGCGACCGCGTCGGCGAGCAGCGTGCGCCCGCGCACGACGCCCACCCCGGTCTCGTCGCACGAGGTCTCGATGCCGAGCACCAGCGGGCCGTCGGGCTGCGTCATCGTGTCCCTCCTGCCACGTTCGCCTCGTGCAGCGTCAGCTGCATGACGAGCGCGTCGGCACCGTCGCGGTAGTAGCCGGCCCGGCGGGCGATCGGGACGAAGCCCGCAGCGGCGTACGTCGCCTCCGCCGCGGCGTTGGCCGCGGAGACCTCCAGCAGCACCCGCTCCACCGTCGCAGGCAGCGCCGCGATGCCCACGCCGAGCACGGACGCCCCGATCCCCCGCCGTCGACGGTCGGGATGGACGGCGAGACGCAGGAGGTCGGCGACCTCACCGTTCACGGCCAGGTCGACCCAGGCGACCGAGCGGTCGTCGTCGGGGAGCAGCAAGACGACTCTCCCGGTGGCCGGCGCGAGCTCCTCGGCCACCTGGTCGGCCGTCCACGCCTCGCGGCCCATCGTGGCGGACTCCAGCGCTCCCAGCGCCGTCGCGTCGGCGGGGACGGCGGCGCGCAGACCGGGCAGGCTCACGAGACCAGCTTCCGGGCGTGGGAGGCGACCGCGTCGGGACGGCGCAGGTAGAGGGGGTCCGGCGCGGTGCGCGGTGCCAGGCCCTCGACGACGACCCGGGCGAGCCAGCCCGCCGACGGGCGCTGCGGTCCCCCGGCGTCGAGGAGGTCGTCGGGGTAGAGCGCCGGACCGGCGCCGACGCACGGCACCGTACGCAGCTCCTCGGGCAGGTCTGCCGGCCGCGCCACCGACGGGTCGCCCTCGCGACGGCCCTGCGCGTCGTACACCGCGTGGTAGACCTCCTTGCGCCGCGCGTCGGTGGCCACGAGGAAGCGGCCGCGCACCGTTCCCTCCGCCTGCGCCTGCGCGGCGAGCACGTCGAGCGAGCACACGCCGTACGCCTCGATGCCGAGCACCGCTGCCAGGGTGCGGGCGGTGACCAGGCCGACGCGCAGCCCGGTGAAGGGGCCGGGCCCGGTGCCGACCGCGATCCCCGCCAGGTCGGTGCGTACGACGCCCGCGGTGGTCATCACCTGCTCCAGCAGCGGCGCCAGCAGCTCGCCGTGACGCATCGGGGTGTCCGCGACGGCCTCGGCGAGCACCTCGCCGCTGCCCTCGCCCGCCTCCTCGACGCGGCCGCTGTGGACGGCAGCGGTCACCAGCGCGGTCGAGGTGTCGAGAGCGAGCAGCACGACGGGAAGGCTATGCGAGGGAGTCAGGCCGGTGGCCGGCGCACGGGCTCCTCGACCGGCTGCGCGTCCTCGATCGATCGGACCAGTGCCGCGAGGCCCGCCCCGATCCACCGGTCGCCCACAGGGTTGATGCGGAAGCGTCGCGGCTCGTCGTCGAAGGTCTCCTCGGCGGTGAGGTCGACCGCGTCCGGGTGGTCCTCGGTGGGCCCGAGGCGCCCCTCCGCCGACGGTGCGCTGGGCGTCGAGCCTCGGTGTGCGTGGGGGCGGGTGTCCCCGCGCCACCGGGTGATCGATATCTCCAGCCGGGCGTCGGCGAGGTCCTCGGCGACGCCCTCCCCCCACTCCACGACCGTGACGGCCTCGTCGAATCGGGTGTCGAGGTCGAGGTCGTCGAGCTCGGGGGCACCACCGAGCCGGTACGCGTCGACGTGCACCAGGGACGGACCGTCGCCGGACGCGCGGTGCTCCCGGGAGATCACGAAGGTGGGCGAGGTGACCTGTCCGCGTACGCGCAGCCCCTCCCCGAGACCCTGGGTGAAGGTCGTCTTGCCGGCCCCCAGGTCGCCGGTGAGGATCACCAGGTCGCCCGGCAGCAGCCGCCAGGCGAGCCGACGGCCGAGGCGGCGGGTCTCCTCCGCGGTGTGGGTCGTGACCTCCACGGCGAACAGCCTGGTCATCGACAGGAAGGGCCCCGTACGCCCCGTGACGTTGTAGAGCTGACGCCGCCAGAACGCGACCGTCTGCGGGAGGTCCGCGCGGGCCACGATGTGCATGCCCTCGTAGCCGTTCAGGCGTGCGTGCGAGGCGGCGGCCCGGGTCAACCGCCCCGCCACACCGCCGCCCTGGACACCCGGGTGCACCGAGACCCGCTCGAGGCTCAGCAGACGGCCGTGGTCGTTGAAGAGCAGCGCCCCGACCGTGCGGCCGTCCTGCCGCGCGATGAGACCGCCGGACTCGTCCAGCCGCGCGCGCACCACCTCGAGTCCCTCGACCAGCGCCGGCGGGGGCGGGTCG
This region includes:
- a CDS encoding MBL fold metallo-hydrolase, with amino-acid sequence MGLRVDHTVTSGTFSLDGETHEVDNNVWILGDDDECIVIDAPHDAAAIVRAVGGRTVKAIVCTHAHDDHVRVAPELKRTVGAPILLHPADAEVWDLTHPDERWDADLEDGQSIKVAGASVQVLHTPGHAPGAVCLYVHDLGCVFSGDTLFQGGPGATGRSFSDEDLIKESIRAKLFALPPETVVHTGHGPDTSIGEEQHNLDG
- a CDS encoding S-(hydroxymethyl)mycothiol dehydrogenase, which produces MPQQVKAVVAMSKGAPVEVVTINVPDPGPGEAVVQIQTCGVCHTDLHYREGGISDEFPFLLGHEAAGIVEAVGEGVTDVAPGDFVVLNWRAVCGECRACKRGDLHYCFATHNAEQKMTLEDGTELSPALGIGAFAEKTLVAAGQCTKVDESARPAAVGLLGCGVMSGIGAAINTGNAGRGKSVAVIGCGGVGNGAIAGAVLAGASPVIAIDIDDRKLAHAKDLGATHTLNSKEEDVESRVKEICGELYEGAEGADVVIEAVGRPETWKQGFYLRDLAGVLVLVGVPTPDMKVPDMPLLDVFGRGGALKSSWYGDCLPERDFPMLVDLYQQGRLDLDKFVTEEIELDAIEAAFDKMHGGDVLRSVVVL
- the tsaD gene encoding tRNA (adenosine(37)-N6)-threonylcarbamoyltransferase complex transferase subunit TsaD — translated: MTQPDGPLVLGIETSCDETGVGVVRGRTLLADAVASSVDEHARFGGVVPEVASRAHLDAMVPTIERACEEAGVRLADLDAVAVTSGPGLAGALLVGVAAAKALALGLGKPLHGVNHLASHVAVDQLEHGPLPEPCLAMLVSGGHSSLLHVNDVTRDIDPMGATIDDAAGEAFDKVARLLGLPFPGGPYIDRAAREGTVTIDFPRGLTSRRDLERHEFDFSFSGLKTAVARWVEAREREGEPVPVADVAASFQEAVCDVLTRKAVAAATARGIDHLLIGGGVAANSRLRAMATERAEAAGLRVRVPRPGLCTDNGAMVAALGAEVVARGLAPSPLDLPADSAMPVTDIHND
- a CDS encoding GNAT family N-acetyltransferase, with product MSLPGLRAAVPADATALGALESATMGREAWTADQVAEELAPATGRVVLLLPDDDRSVAWVDLAVNGEVADLLRLAVHPDRRRRGIGASVLGVGIAALPATVERVLLEVSAANAAAEATYAAAGFVPIARRAGYYRDGADALVMQLTLHEANVAGGTR
- the tsaB gene encoding tRNA (adenosine(37)-N6)-threonylcarbamoyltransferase complex dimerization subunit type 1 TsaB encodes the protein MLLALDTSTALVTAAVHSGRVEEAGEGSGEVLAEAVADTPMRHGELLAPLLEQVMTTAGVVRTDLAGIAVGTGPGPFTGLRVGLVTARTLAAVLGIEAYGVCSLDVLAAQAQAEGTVRGRFLVATDARRKEVYHAVYDAQGRREGDPSVARPADLPEELRTVPCVGAGPALYPDDLLDAGGPQRPSAGWLARVVVEGLAPRTAPDPLYLRRPDAVASHARKLVS
- the tsaE gene encoding tRNA (adenosine(37)-N6)-threonylcarbamoyltransferase complex ATPase subunit type 1 TsaE, whose product is MTPAPPPPIEVLAATSADAEEVFEVIRAAFSARPAVDPPPPALVEGLEVVRARLDESGGLIARQDGRTVGALLFNDHGRLLSLERVSVHPGVQGGGVAGRLTRAAASHARLNGYEGMHIVARADLPQTVAFWRRQLYNVTGRTGPFLSMTRLFAVEVTTHTAEETRRLGRRLAWRLLPGDLVILTGDLGAGKTTFTQGLGEGLRVRGQVTSPTFVISREHRASGDGPSLVHVDAYRLGGAPELDDLDLDTRFDEAVTVVEWGEGVAEDLADARLEISITRWRGDTRPHAHRGSTPSAPSAEGRLGPTEDHPDAVDLTAEETFDDEPRRFRINPVGDRWIGAGLAALVRSIEDAQPVEEPVRRPPA